A single Leptidea sinapis chromosome 2, ilLepSina1.1, whole genome shotgun sequence DNA region contains:
- the LOC126971507 gene encoding zinc finger protein 239-like, with product MTYKKLNMINGQNLQLNTTENSYGGDFNTTEELIIDTNNINKLAYSEEHYERISNIEVNSRTEFTKPENIEASMNGIEIPLIIQPNINIINNIILSDNENKDILTHNLLLMSDPKFGPSKNKRRACSVCGKTFGCAGSLLKHNRIHTGVRPYSCDECGKSFNRSHHLKSHKRIHTGERPYSCKVCGKNFYDVSRLKRHNRIHTGEKVYSCNECGKSFSEVSSLKRHNRIHTGEKVYSCKVCGKSFNDNSSLKRHNKLHNGEREFPCNLCSDSFSDFSDLEKHKIIHSGDSRYPCDVCYKGFHYISELERHRRIHTGEKPYSCNVCGKSFNDLSSSKRHNRIHTGEKIHSCNVCSKNFHDLSDYEAHKITHTGEDLPM from the coding sequence ATGACATACAAGAAACTAAACATGATTAACGGCCAAAACTTACAGTTAAATACAACTGAAAACAGTTACGGCGGTGATTTTAATACGACAGAAGAGTTAATTATAGATACAAATAACATAAACAAGTTGGCATATTCCGAAGAACATTACGAGagaatatcaaatatagaagTAAATAGTAGAACTGAGTTTACCAAACCTGAAAATATAGAAGCCAGTATGAATGGAATAGAAATTCCATTAATTATTCAAcctaacataaatataattaataatattatattatctgataatgaaaataaagatatCCTCACACACAATCTGTTACTAATGAGTGATCCTAAATTTGGACCTAGTAAAAATAAACGGCGTGCTTGTTCTGTATGTGGTAAAACGTTTGGATGTGCAGGTTCTTTACTGAAACACAACAGAATTCATACCGGTGTAAGGCCGTATTCATGTGATGAGTGCGGTAAGAGCTTCAATCGTTCTCATCATCTGAAGTCACATAAAAGAATACACACCGGAGAAAGACCCTATTCATGTAAAGTGTGTGGTAAGAATTTTTATGATGTGAGTCGTTTGAAGAGGCATAATAGAATTCACACCGGTGAAAAAGTATATTCATGTAATgaatgtggtaagagtttcagtgaGGTGAGTTCATTGAAACGACATAATAGAATTCATACTGGAGAAAAAGTCTATTCTTGCAAggtgtgtggtaagagtttcaatgaCAATAGTTCTTTGAAGAgacataataaattacataatggTGAAAGGGAATTTCCGTGTAATTTGTGTAGCGACAGTTTCAGTGATTTCAGTGATTtggagaaacataaaataatacatagtgGAGATAGTCGCTATCCCTGTGATGTATGTTATAAAGGTTTTCATTATATTAGTGAATTGGAGAGACATAGAAGAATACATACTGGCGAAAAGCCGTATTCCTGTAATGtgtgtggtaaaagtttcaATGATTTAAGTTCTTCGAAGCGgcacaatagaatacatacaggtgaaaagATACATTCATGTAATGTATGTAGTAAGAATTTCCATGATTTAAGTGACTATGAGGCACATAAAATAACACATACTGGCGAAGACCTACCGATGTGA